The Hoplias malabaricus isolate fHopMal1 chromosome 9, fHopMal1.hap1, whole genome shotgun sequence genome contains a region encoding:
- the LOC136707100 gene encoding zinc finger protein 420-like isoform X1, producing MLKSEEIKCEGTECGSSSSQETPSQSLHTYTSPVQEDCITILKSEEITCEDTECETSGFRETSSQSLHTNISSRQTRRSRGKRKSFVCSDCERSFYNRSSLQRHQRIHSGEKLYSCTECGKNFVDCSSLSRHQRIHTGEKPFSCSECGKSFSQKNSLKKHQQIHTGEKPYECSVCGKCFTCQSNLQSHQRVHTGEKPYSCSECGKCFSDQSSLRQHFRIHTGEKPYQCSECGKSFNRQNSLNKHQRVHTGEKPYQCSDCGNSFTEQSSLKQHQRIHTGEKPFSCSECGKSFNTQSSLKSHQQIHTGEKPYQCSLCGNSFTHPGSLKQHQHVHTGEKPYQCSVCGKSFIRQSSLKQHQYLHTGEKPYPCSVCGLSYIKRCHLQRHQRIHTGEKPYICSECSMGFSDLGSLQVHQRIHTGEKPYQCSECGKNFTHQSSLKQHQSVHTGEKPYQCSKCEKRFNRQRSLKHHQYVHTGGKPYECSVCGKGFNRQIRLQIHQQFHTEQKWYPCSVCGKSFVSQQHLQDHQCFQVIIIMP from the coding sequence ATGTTGAAGTCGGAAGAGATTAAATGTGAGGGTACAGAGTGCGGAAGCTCCAGTTCTCAGGAAACACCCTCGCAGTCTCTCCACACTTATACCTCACCAGTACAGGAGGACTGTATCACAATACTGAAGTCAGAAGAGATTACGTGTGAGGATACAGAGTGTGAAACCTCCGGTTTTCGGGAAACATCCTCGCAGTCTCTCCACACTAACATATCTAGCAGACAGACGAGGAGAAGTAGAGGCAAAAGGAAAAGTTTTGTATGTTCTGACTGTGAAAGGAGTTTTTATAATCGCAGTtctctccaaagacaccagcgcattcactcAGGAGAGAAACTGTATTCCTGTACTGAGTGTGGGAAGAATTTTGTTGATTGCAGTTCTCTCAGTCGACACCAGCGCatccacacaggagagaaaccgttttcctgttcagagtgtgggaaaagttttaGTCAAAAGAATTCCCTGAAAAAACACCAGCAAATTCACACAGGGGAGAAACCATAtgagtgttcagtgtgtggaAAGTGTTTTACTTGTCAAAGTAATCTCCAGAGTCACCAGCGtgttcacactggagagaaaccatattcctgttcagagtgtgggaagtgtTTCAGTGACCAGAGTTCACTCAGACAACACtttcgcattcacacaggagaaaaaccgtaccagtgctcagagtgtggaaagagttttaatAGACAGAATTCTCTCAATAAACACCAGCgtgttcacacaggagagaaaccatatcagtgctcagaCTGTGGAAATAGTTTTACTGAGCAGAGCTCTCTCAAAcagcaccagcgcattcacacaggagaaaaaccattttcctgttcagagtgtgggaagagcttcAATACACAGAGTTCTCTGAAAAGCCACCAGcaaattcacactggagagaaaccatatcagtgctcaTTATGTGGAAACAGTTTCACTCATCCGGGTTCTCTGAAACAACACCAACacgttcacacaggagagaaaccgtatcagtgctcagtgtgtgggaagagttttattagACAGAGTTCACTTAAACAACACCAGTaccttcacacaggagagaaaccgtatccgTGCTCCGTGTGTGGATTAAGTTATATAAAACGGTGTCATCTCCAAAggcaccagcgcattcacacaggagagaagccTTATATCTGCTCAGAGTGTTCGATGGGTTTCAGTGATCTGGGTAGTCTCCAAGTGCATcaacgcattcacacaggagagaaaccttatcagtgttcagagtgtgggaagaattTTACTCATCAGAGTTCTCTCAAACAACATCAGTccgttcacacaggagagaaaccatatcagtgtTCAAAATGTGAGAAGAGATTTAATAGACAGAGGTCTCTCAAGCATCATCAGTACGTTCACACAGGAGGGAAACCGTAtgaatgttcagtgtgtgggaAAGGTTTTAATCGACAGATTCGTCTCCAAATACACCAGCAGTTTCACACTGAACAGAAATGGTATCCATGCTCcgtgtgtgggaagagttttgtGAGCCAGCAGCACCTCCAGGATCACCAGTGCTTTCAGGTCATAATCATAATGCCATAA
- the LOC136707100 gene encoding zinc finger protein 850-like isoform X3 yields MLKSEEIKCEGTECGSSSSQETPSQSLHTYTSPVQEDCITILKSEEITCEDTECETSGFRETSSQSLHTNISSRQTRRSRGKRKSFVCSDCERSFYNRSSLQRHQRIHSGEKLYSCTECGKNFVDCSSLSRHQRIHTGEKPFSCSECGKSFSQKNSLKKHQQIHTGEKPYECSVCGKCFTCQSNLQSHQRVHTGEKPYSCSECGKCFSDQSSLRQHFRIHTGEKPYQCSECGKSFNRQNSLNKHQRVHTGEKPYQCSDCGNSFTEQSSLKQHQRIHTGEKPFSCSECGKSFNTQSSLKSHQQIHTGEKPYQCSLCGNSFTHPGSLKQHQHVHTGEKPYQCSVCGKSFIRQSSLKQHQYLHTGEKPYPCSVCGLSYIKRCHLQRHQRIHTGEKPYICSECSMGFSDLGSLQVHQRIHTGEKPYQCSECGKNFTHQSSLKQHQSVHTGEKPYQCSKCEKRFNRQRSLKHHQYVHTGGKPYECSVCGKGFNRQSSLQRHQRIHTGEKPYSCTECGESFIDYSSLSRHQRIHTGEKPYSCSECGKSFNQQSSLKQHQQIHTGEKPYQCSECGKRFNYQSNLQKHQRIHTGEKPYQCSECGLSFTQQSHLQRHQRIHTGEKPYICSECGKSFKQLGHLQTHQHIHTGERPYQCSECGKSFTHQRSLQQHQAVHTGEKPYFCLECGKSFHRLSHLQIHQRIHTGEKPYHCSVCGKNFTHQLSLQQHQYVHTGEKPYSCSECGKSFTSRQHLQDHQRIHTGEKPFQCPECGKSFNRHRNLQIHQRIHTEQTE; encoded by the exons ATGTTGAAGTCGGAAGAGATTAAATGTGAGGGTACAGAGTGCGGAAGCTCCAGTTCTCAGGAAACACCCTCGCAGTCTCTCCACACTTATACCTCACCAGTACAGGAGGACTGTATCACAATACTGAAGTCAGAAGAGATTACGTGTGAGGATACAGAGTGTGAAACCTCCGGTTTTCGGGAAACATCCTCGCAGTCTCTCCACACTAACATATCTAGCAGACAGACGAGGAGAAGTAGAGGCAAAAGGAAAAGTTTTGTATGTTCTGACTGTGAAAGGAGTTTTTATAATCGCAGTtctctccaaagacaccagcgcattcactcAGGAGAGAAACTGTATTCCTGTACTGAGTGTGGGAAGAATTTTGTTGATTGCAGTTCTCTCAGTCGACACCAGCGCatccacacaggagagaaaccgttttcctgttcagagtgtgggaaaagttttaGTCAAAAGAATTCCCTGAAAAAACACCAGCAAATTCACACAGGGGAGAAACCATAtgagtgttcagtgtgtggaAAGTGTTTTACTTGTCAAAGTAATCTCCAGAGTCACCAGCGtgttcacactggagagaaaccatattcctgttcagagtgtgggaagtgtTTCAGTGACCAGAGTTCACTCAGACAACACtttcgcattcacacaggagaaaaaccgtaccagtgctcagagtgtggaaagagttttaatAGACAGAATTCTCTCAATAAACACCAGCgtgttcacacaggagagaaaccatatcagtgctcagaCTGTGGAAATAGTTTTACTGAGCAGAGCTCTCTCAAAcagcaccagcgcattcacacaggagaaaaaccattttcctgttcagagtgtgggaagagcttcAATACACAGAGTTCTCTGAAAAGCCACCAGcaaattcacactggagagaaaccatatcagtgctcaTTATGTGGAAACAGTTTCACTCATCCGGGTTCTCTGAAACAACACCAACacgttcacacaggagagaaaccgtatcagtgctcagtgtgtgggaagagttttattagACAGAGTTCACTTAAACAACACCAGTaccttcacacaggagagaaaccgtatccgTGCTCCGTGTGTGGATTAAGTTATATAAAACGGTGTCATCTCCAAAggcaccagcgcattcacacaggagagaagccTTATATCTGCTCAGAGTGTTCGATGGGTTTCAGTGATCTGGGTAGTCTCCAAGTGCATcaacgcattcacacaggagagaaaccttatcagtgttcagagtgtgggaagaattTTACTCATCAGAGTTCTCTCAAACAACATCAGTccgttcacacaggagagaaaccatatcagtgtTCAAAATGTGAGAAGAGATTTAATAGACAGAGGTCTCTCAAGCATCATCAGTACGTTCACACAGGAGGGAAACCGTAtgaatgttcagtgtgtgggaAAGGTTTTAATCGACAG AGTTCTCTCCAGAGACACCAGCGCATCCACAcgggagagaaaccgtattctTGTACGGAGTGTGGGGAGAGTTTTATCGATTACAGTTCTCTCAGTAGACATCAGcgaattcacacaggagagaaaccgtattcctgttcagagtgtgggaagagttttaatcagCAGAGTTCTTTGAAACAACACCAGCAAATTCACACCGgggagaaaccgtatcagtgctctgAGTGTGGGAAGCGTTTTAATTATCAAAGTAATCTCCAAAaacatcagcgcattcacactggagagaaaccgtatcagtgctcagagtgtgggctAAGTTTTACTCAGCAGagtcatctccaaagacaccagcgcattcacacaggagagaaaccttatatctgctcagagtgtgggaagagttttaaacaactgggtcatctccaaacacatcagcacattcacactggagagcgACCATATCAGTGCtcggagtgtgggaagagctttACTCACCAGCGTTCTCTCCAACAGCACCAGGCggttcacacaggagaaaagcCGTATTTCTGTTTAGAGTGTGGAAAAAGTTTTCATAGACTGAGTCATCTCCAAATACACCAacgcattcacaccggagagaaaccgtatcactgctCAGTGTGTGGGAAAAACTTCACTCATCAGCTTTCTCTCCAGCAACATCAGTatgttcacacaggagagaaaccatattcctgctcagagtgtgggaagagttttacgaGCCGACAGCATCTCCAAGAtcatcagcgcattcacacaggagagaaaccatttCAGTGcccagagtgtgggaagagttttaatagACACAGGAATCTCCAAATACACCAACGCATTCACACAGAACAGACGGAGTAA
- the LOC136707100 gene encoding zinc finger protein ZFP2-like isoform X2 — protein sequence MLKSEEIKCEDAEGGSSSSQETSSASLRINTPGRQRRKKRDIGKSFACSDCEKSFYHHSSLQRHQRIHTGEKPYSCTECGESFIDYSSLSRHQRIHTGEKPYSCSECGKSFNQQSSLKQHQQIHTGEKPYQCSECGKRFNYQSNLQKHQRIHTGEKPYQCSECGLSFTQQSHLQRHQRIHTGEKPYICSECGKSFKQLGHLQTHQHIHTGERPYQCSECGKSFTHQRSLQQHQAVHTGEKPYFCLECGKSFHRLSHLQIHQRIHTGEKPYHCSVCGKNFTHQLSLQQHQYVHTGEKPYSCSECGKSFTSRQHLQDHQRIHTGEKPFQCPECGKSFNRHRNLQIHQRIHTEQTE from the coding sequence ATGTTGAAATCAGAAGAGATTAAATGTGAGGATGCAGAGGGCGGTAGCTCCAGTTCTCAGGAAACATCCTCTGCGTCTCTTCGCATCAACACACCTGGCAGACAGAGACGGAAAAAAAGAGACATTGGGAAATCCTTTGCATGCTCCGATTGCGAAAAGAGTTTTTATCATCACAGTTCTCTCCAGAGACACCAGCGCATCCACAcgggagagaaaccgtattctTGTACGGAGTGTGGGGAGAGTTTTATCGATTACAGTTCTCTCAGTAGACATCAGcgaattcacacaggagagaaaccgtattcctgttcagagtgtgggaagagttttaatcagCAGAGTTCTTTGAAACAACACCAGCAAATTCACACCGgggagaaaccgtatcagtgctctgAGTGTGGGAAGCGTTTTAATTATCAAAGTAATCTCCAAAaacatcagcgcattcacactggagagaaaccgtatcagtgctcagagtgtgggctAAGTTTTACTCAGCAGagtcatctccaaagacaccagcgcattcacacaggagagaaaccttatatctgctcagagtgtgggaagagttttaaacaactgggtcatctccaaacacatcagcacattcacactggagagcgACCATATCAGTGCtcggagtgtgggaagagctttACTCACCAGCGTTCTCTCCAACAGCACCAGGCggttcacacaggagaaaagcCGTATTTCTGTTTAGAGTGTGGAAAAAGTTTTCATAGACTGAGTCATCTCCAAATACACCAacgcattcacaccggagagaaaccgtatcactgctCAGTGTGTGGGAAAAACTTCACTCATCAGCTTTCTCTCCAGCAACATCAGTatgttcacacaggagagaaaccatattcctgctcagagtgtgggaagagttttacgaGCCGACAGCATCTCCAAGAtcatcagcgcattcacacaggagagaaaccatttCAGTGcccagagtgtgggaagagttttaatagACACAGGAATCTCCAAATACACCAACGCATTCACACAGAACAGACGGAGTAA